A region of uncultured Campylobacter sp. DNA encodes the following proteins:
- a CDS encoding DpnII family type II restriction endonuclease — translation SENICFQTEVSSRNFALNLGSDQKIFDFVISIGGVTYLIEANFYGTGGSKLNEVARSYIEIAQKIALCGGFKFIWITDGQGWLAAKNKLEEAYKSVKIYNLATLYYFIKELKNV, via the coding sequence AGTGAAAATATCTGCTTTCAAACCGAGGTCAGCAGTAGGAATTTTGCTCTAAATTTAGGAAGCGATCAAAAGATTTTCGATTTCGTCATTAGCATAGGCGGCGTAACATATCTGATCGAGGCGAATTTTTACGGCACGGGCGGCTCGAAGCTAAATGAAGTCGCAAGGTCTTATATCGAAATAGCACAAAAGATCGCGCTTTGTGGCGGATTTAAATTTATCTGGATAACCGACGGACAGGGGTGGCTGGCGGCTAAAAACAAACTGGAAGAAGCCTACAAAAGCGTTAAAATTTATAATCTCGCCACGCTTTATTACTTTATAAAAGAGCTTAAAAATGTTTAA
- a CDS encoding site-specific DNA-methyltransferase has protein sequence MFKLADDFKLFKGDCFNILPKFKGEFDLIFADPPYFLSNDGLSIQNGQIVSVNKGEWDKSYGIDEIDKFNLEWLALAKDALANNGSVMISGTYHNIFSIGRALQKLDYKILNVITWAKTNPPPNFSCRYLTHGSEQIIWARKSEKFKHIFNYELMKKLNGNKQMRDVWSLPAIAPWEKACGKHPTQKPLPLLVRLILMASTQNSVVCDPFAGSATTGVAANLLGRKFVGIEKEDEFIDIAVKRKRDLDANFAKFRRKIVDLRLLEQESLKF, from the coding sequence ATGTTTAAGTTAGCCGATGATTTTAAGCTTTTTAAAGGCGATTGCTTCAATATTTTGCCTAAATTTAAAGGCGAGTTTGACCTCATTTTTGCCGATCCGCCCTATTTTCTCTCAAACGATGGACTCAGTATTCAAAACGGGCAAATCGTAAGCGTAAACAAGGGCGAGTGGGACAAAAGCTACGGTATCGACGAGATAGATAAATTTAATCTCGAATGGCTCGCGCTCGCCAAAGATGCACTCGCAAACAACGGCAGCGTAATGATAAGCGGGACGTATCATAATATATTTTCAATCGGTCGGGCGCTGCAAAAGCTGGACTATAAAATTCTAAACGTCATCACGTGGGCGAAGACCAATCCGCCGCCGAATTTTAGCTGCCGCTATCTCACGCACGGCTCGGAGCAGATCATCTGGGCAAGAAAAAGTGAGAAATTTAAGCATATTTTCAACTACGAGCTAATGAAAAAGCTAAACGGCAACAAGCAGATGCGCGACGTATGGAGCTTGCCCGCGATCGCACCGTGGGAGAAGGCGTGCGGCAAACATCCGACGCAAAAACCGCTGCCGCTTTTGGTGCGGTTAATCTTAATGGCGAGCACTCAAAATAGCGTCGTTTGTGATCCTTTTGCAGGCTCTGCGACGACCGGCGTAGCTGCGAATTTACTAGGACGAAAATTTGTAGGTATCGAAAAAGAGGACGAGTTTATAGATATCGCCGTAAAACGCAAACGCGATCTGGACGCGAATTTCGCCAAATTTAGGCGAAAGATTGTGGATTTGCGACTATTAGAACAAGAGAG